The uncultured Desulfuromonas sp. genome has a segment encoding these proteins:
- a CDS encoding TetR/AcrR family transcriptional regulator has protein sequence MYKELPQGKQDILQAAQRLFAEKGYHATPTSEIAALAGVAQGTLFYHFKSKEGILLSLLQQTSGVYLHDAQDILEAAPNGLQALLDLITWHFEFSAVHHEELKILLRDIPADVLQHSNSVLQIGTSEIMKRMQTIYCQALERGIEDKSIRILDSTAGAWIVHSCIYGLIKHIFFVPPLPDNLQREVLELFRHSLANFSTSNSSRSAPKS, from the coding sequence ATGTACAAAGAACTCCCCCAGGGAAAGCAGGATATCCTTCAGGCTGCTCAACGGCTATTTGCCGAAAAAGGTTACCATGCGACCCCCACATCCGAAATAGCCGCCCTTGCAGGCGTTGCACAGGGAACTCTTTTCTACCACTTCAAGAGCAAGGAGGGGATTCTCCTCTCCCTGCTGCAGCAGACAAGCGGAGTTTATCTTCATGATGCGCAGGACATCCTTGAGGCGGCGCCGAATGGTTTACAGGCCTTGCTTGATCTTATCACGTGGCATTTTGAATTCAGCGCCGTGCACCATGAAGAATTGAAAATTCTGCTGCGCGACATACCTGCGGATGTCCTCCAACATAGCAACTCCGTGCTGCAGATTGGCACCAGTGAAATCATGAAAAGAATGCAAACCATCTATTGTCAAGCTCTGGAACGCGGCATCGAAGATAAATCGATCCGTATCCTGGATTCAACGGCGGGGGCATGGATTGTCCACAGCTGTATCTACGGACTGATTAAGCATATTTTTTTCGTCCCCCCTTTACCCGATAATCTGCAAAGAGAAGTCCTGGAACTTTTTCGCCACAGTCTGGCGAATTTTTCCACAAGCAACTCCAGCAGAAGTGCTCCGAAAAGCTGA
- a CDS encoding EAL domain-containing protein — translation MLLSALGLGLQAQRSFSTTTIHLAGLLLSALFFAGVVQIYVAGKHGQKKSRELYKKLEQFYSFFQHGGAGMYSYDTTGRILTANPAFCLMVGYSEQELKTMNILDLTLPQERGETQNRLNNFRDKMNEPCNFEKIYACKNGSTIIGHFTGKWIVSDDGSIYAVALVQNITEHKKADQAVLKEREFLQTVIDGVSDPIMAISNDYHVILANHAAKETYQEQALQPNQTLCYQLSHGSDSPCSEHNLECPLAQVLKTGKEARVIHEHFRKDQKKRIYEIKASPLYNEDHSIQGIIETSRDLTDILNSEAELNEKTQHLQFVTTHDQLTRLPNKELFFDRLDRATLKTLRSDRFTALLFIDLDRFKNINDSLGHEIGDQLLQEVAKRLSTSIRKTDTLARMGGDEFLIIIEDIKDLSHIGVVAKNFIDTIVPPFAIAGHELFITPSMGISIAPTDTKQPKELLAFAEIAMYQAKGMGGNKCQFYTAEMNSRAKTRIELESYLRKAVRQNEFILYYQPQFDIQSGNLVGCEALLRWQHPEMGMISPNDFIPLAEETGVIIAIGEWVLQSACEQNKKWQEAGLPPIRIAVNISARQFREPGFLEMIERVVQTSALHPEWLELEITESLLMEDIDSAINILSRLKAQGIHLAIDDFGTGYSSLSYLKRFPLSRLKIDRSFVRDITMDENDASITKAVIALAHSMNLRVVAEGIETKEQLLFLKEKGCELGQGYFYSPPVPDKHFERFFTDQEAAEAQDIV, via the coding sequence ATGTTACTGAGCGCTCTGGGCTTAGGACTGCAGGCACAGCGCTCCTTTTCAACAACCACAATACACCTGGCAGGTTTGCTTCTATCGGCGCTTTTTTTTGCCGGGGTTGTCCAAATCTACGTTGCCGGCAAACACGGTCAAAAAAAATCCAGGGAACTCTACAAAAAACTCGAGCAGTTCTATTCCTTTTTTCAGCACGGTGGCGCGGGAATGTACTCTTACGACACAACGGGCCGTATCCTTACGGCCAATCCCGCGTTCTGCCTCATGGTAGGTTATTCTGAACAAGAATTGAAAACCATGAATATTCTTGATCTCACTCTGCCACAAGAGCGTGGCGAGACACAAAATCGCCTCAACAACTTTCGCGACAAGATGAATGAACCGTGCAATTTTGAGAAGATCTATGCGTGCAAAAACGGCTCAACAATTATCGGACATTTTACTGGAAAATGGATTGTCAGTGATGACGGCTCTATTTATGCCGTTGCCTTGGTACAGAATATTACGGAGCATAAAAAAGCCGATCAGGCCGTCCTGAAAGAACGTGAGTTCCTGCAAACGGTTATTGATGGCGTGTCTGATCCCATCATGGCGATATCAAACGATTACCATGTCATCCTGGCCAACCATGCCGCTAAAGAGACCTATCAAGAACAAGCTCTACAGCCCAATCAGACGCTATGCTACCAGCTCTCTCATGGTTCGGACTCTCCCTGTTCCGAGCACAACCTAGAGTGTCCTCTGGCCCAGGTCCTGAAAACCGGCAAAGAAGCGCGGGTAATTCACGAGCACTTTCGCAAAGACCAAAAAAAGAGGATCTACGAGATCAAAGCGTCACCACTTTACAATGAAGACCATTCGATCCAGGGCATCATAGAAACCTCACGTGATCTCACCGACATTTTAAACTCTGAGGCAGAGTTGAATGAAAAAACGCAACATCTGCAGTTCGTTACAACCCACGACCAACTCACCCGCCTGCCGAACAAAGAGTTGTTTTTTGACCGGCTGGATCGCGCCACGCTTAAAACGCTTCGCTCTGATCGATTTACCGCTTTGTTATTTATTGACTTGGATCGCTTTAAAAACATCAACGATTCTCTCGGCCATGAAATCGGCGATCAACTGCTCCAGGAGGTCGCCAAACGCCTCAGCACCTCAATTCGTAAGACGGATACGCTTGCCCGCATGGGCGGAGATGAATTCCTCATCATTATTGAAGACATCAAGGACCTTTCTCACATCGGTGTTGTGGCAAAAAATTTCATTGATACGATCGTCCCGCCCTTCGCGATTGCAGGACACGAACTGTTTATTACCCCCAGCATGGGAATCAGCATTGCCCCTACGGATACCAAACAACCCAAAGAGTTGCTGGCTTTTGCTGAAATCGCCATGTATCAGGCCAAGGGGATGGGCGGTAATAAATGCCAATTCTACACGGCCGAAATGAATAGCCGCGCCAAAACAAGAATTGAACTGGAAAGCTATCTGCGTAAAGCAGTCCGGCAAAATGAGTTTATTCTTTACTACCAGCCGCAATTTGACATTCAGTCTGGCAATCTGGTTGGTTGCGAAGCCTTACTGCGTTGGCAGCATCCGGAAATGGGTATGATCTCTCCCAACGATTTTATTCCGTTAGCGGAAGAAACCGGGGTTATCATCGCGATCGGCGAATGGGTTTTGCAGTCGGCCTGTGAACAGAATAAAAAGTGGCAAGAGGCCGGTCTGCCCCCAATTCGTATCGCCGTGAATATTTCAGCCCGCCAATTCAGGGAACCCGGTTTTCTCGAAATGATTGAGCGTGTTGTTCAGACCTCAGCACTGCACCCGGAATGGCTTGAGCTTGAGATAACGGAAAGTCTTCTCATGGAAGATATTGATTCAGCGATCAATATTCTCAGCCGCCTCAAGGCACAGGGCATTCATCTCGCCATTGACGATTTTGGTACAGGCTATTCCTCCCTAAGCTATTTAAAACGTTTTCCCCTGTCCCGCTTGAAAATTGATCGATCATTTGTACGTGATATTACAATGGACGAAAACGACGCCTCAATTACCAAGGCCGTGATTGCCCTCGCCCACAGCATGAATCTTAGAGTTGTTGCTGAAGGGATTGAAACAAAAGAGCAGCTACTTTTTCTCAAGGAAAAAGGCTGTGAATTGGGACAAGGCTATTTCTACAGCCCACCGGTGCCTGACAAACATTTTGAGCGTTTTTTTACAGACCAGGAGGCCGCAGAAGCTCAGGACATCGTCTAA
- a CDS encoding MarR family transcriptional regulator, whose amino-acid sequence MDDVLVRQGGQMKYTTDKSLGFTVYRTSLAFKKEFARRLRSYGVTPEQWAVLNCLGEQDGVSQKELAERTYKDSPTTARIIDKLESKGLLKRVDAPQDRRVFLICLTQSGKVLREDILPIATQLNVEASKGLSETDLNQLLDLLNKVYANF is encoded by the coding sequence ATGGATGATGTTCTGGTTCGGCAGGGGGGACAAATGAAATATACCACGGACAAATCTCTCGGGTTCACTGTCTATAGGACGTCTCTCGCGTTCAAGAAAGAGTTTGCTCGACGACTTAGATCCTATGGGGTGACGCCTGAGCAGTGGGCTGTCCTAAATTGCCTGGGAGAACAAGATGGGGTTAGCCAAAAGGAACTGGCTGAAAGAACCTACAAAGATTCACCGACGACTGCCCGCATTATTGATAAACTCGAAAGCAAGGGACTGCTTAAAAGGGTTGATGCCCCTCAAGATCGGCGAGTCTTTCTCATTTGCTTGACGCAAAGCGGCAAAGTGCTTCGAGAAGATATTCTGCCCATTGCCACCCAATTGAATGTGGAGGCTTCAAAAGGCTTAAGTGAAACAGACCTTAATCAATTATTAGACTTGCTAAACAAAGTTTATGCGAATTTTTGA
- a CDS encoding IS4 family transposase, producing MKNSTPIFPGFHLQTLRRKPRTPQQKLAAELAVLKEKSFKQVGEIFERFIPYNLLKPARSGVMSRRRLFSKENTFWAFFSQVLDSDGGCKEVIRKLQSYASIKGSKIPSSSTASYCTARKKLDEDMLCEIFEHTANQLDQFPESGLLANRRVIVVDGTGVSMPDTQANQHLWPQSSLLKAGCSFPSARICACFSLQSGALLSYEIGNKKTNELPLLRKQWRTFRPGDIFLGDKGFCSYFDIAELRKQKVDSVLTLARRAPVRATKCLKEFGENDRLITWERPKYMKRLSYSREQWELLPDELMLRQIKVAVQYPGFRTQSFYIITTLLDPIKYPAQSIAKLYYKRWDVELFFRDIKTTMGMDVLRCRTPEMIRKEIMMYFIAYNCIRRLMYEAAEEADIDVRVVSFKGSLQALRSWESHLNQVQISKMERYRLVSDLYAAMTNVPIRQRPGRSEPRCIKRRPKNYQRMTAPRHEIEVIPHRNQYRAAQA from the coding sequence ATGAAGAATTCAACGCCTATATTCCCTGGATTTCACCTGCAAACATTACGACGTAAACCACGCACACCACAACAGAAACTTGCTGCTGAGTTAGCTGTATTAAAAGAAAAGTCGTTTAAGCAGGTTGGTGAAATCTTTGAACGATTTATCCCCTATAACCTGCTAAAACCTGCAAGATCCGGTGTCATGAGTCGCAGAAGGCTTTTCTCCAAAGAGAACACATTCTGGGCTTTTTTTAGCCAAGTGTTGGATTCAGACGGTGGTTGCAAAGAAGTGATTCGGAAGTTGCAGTCCTATGCTTCCATAAAGGGTAGCAAGATCCCCTCGTCGTCGACAGCTTCGTATTGTACGGCTCGCAAAAAGCTCGATGAAGACATGCTCTGTGAGATATTTGAGCATACAGCTAATCAACTTGATCAGTTCCCAGAATCCGGCCTGCTTGCAAATCGGCGCGTGATTGTTGTTGATGGAACGGGTGTGAGTATGCCGGATACCCAGGCTAATCAGCACTTATGGCCTCAGTCTTCTCTGCTCAAAGCAGGCTGCAGCTTCCCATCAGCCCGCATCTGCGCCTGCTTTTCATTGCAAAGCGGAGCGTTGCTCAGCTATGAGATTGGCAACAAAAAGACAAATGAACTGCCCCTGTTACGTAAGCAGTGGAGAACATTCAGACCCGGAGATATTTTCCTAGGAGACAAAGGATTTTGTAGCTATTTCGATATCGCCGAGTTGAGGAAACAGAAGGTGGACAGCGTTCTCACGCTGGCGCGAAGAGCACCCGTCAGGGCAACAAAATGCCTTAAAGAATTTGGGGAAAATGATCGCTTGATCACATGGGAACGACCAAAATATATGAAGAGATTATCCTACTCAAGAGAGCAGTGGGAACTCTTGCCTGATGAGCTAATGTTGCGTCAAATCAAGGTGGCGGTCCAATATCCAGGATTTAGAACGCAGAGCTTTTACATCATCACGACTTTGCTTGACCCCATAAAATACCCAGCGCAATCGATCGCGAAACTCTATTACAAGCGATGGGATGTTGAACTGTTTTTCCGTGACATAAAAACAACTATGGGCATGGATGTTTTGCGTTGCCGAACGCCTGAGATGATCCGCAAAGAGATCATGATGTATTTTATCGCCTACAACTGCATCCGCAGGTTGATGTATGAGGCGGCAGAAGAGGCCGATATTGATGTTCGCGTTGTCAGCTTTAAAGGGAGTTTACAGGCTTTACGTAGCTGGGAATCGCACCTGAATCAGGTGCAAATCAGCAAGATGGAACGCTACCGGCTCGTTAGTGATTTGTACGCTGCAATGACCAATGTCCCAATTAGGCAAAGGCCGGGCAGGAGTGAACCTCGATGTATAAAACGACGACCTAAAAATTACCAACGAATGACGGCACCAAGACACGAAATAGAGGTGATTCCTCATCGTAACCAATATCGTGCTGCACAGGCTTAA
- a CDS encoding diguanylate cyclase, with protein MSIRGRIISMVLLLELVLMITAVLLFFNEHQKREQETLFYISNSLKNHFERNAKETEQRYSNRVAGFVKSNPDVIQAFIRKDSLKLSQLLKKKIETLQKEDDFFYCMTFVLKDGTVFFHSKDPQRISKNVATIPFARESFKSQKPLGGLVLSQAGLAYRYSYPIFDQQRYVGMIVLVVTPTRAITMLADDFNAECGIYVDRKYVDRFEDKNVRYVREQALVAWQGKSFSVSEFVDSLPTGKGLEQFTFSGQTYQKFVPLPLLNYWGEQIGEVVTVLNISRKSHEFRESLAHAGGLFLGAFILTLVILFWGTDFFLKQVRHLQESLELKVEKRTADLQTVNHALSLEILERKKAQKALKELSEKDVLTGLYNRRKFNSYYETEWSAAKREKRALSVLMIDIDLFKIYNDRYGHLAGDEALHHVAVTIEQSVSRPRDFVARYGGEEFVCLLPETSQEAAVQLAEKMRQHVEALHYIHEYSDTSNVITISIGAASVVPGENQAKEELIDRADKALYLAKKDGRNCIRVVG; from the coding sequence ATGTCAATTCGTGGCCGTATCATCAGCATGGTCTTACTCTTGGAACTTGTTCTGATGATCACGGCGGTATTGCTGTTTTTTAACGAACATCAGAAGCGGGAACAAGAAACTCTTTTTTATATCTCGAACAGTCTGAAAAATCATTTCGAACGCAATGCCAAGGAAACGGAACAACGTTATTCAAATCGCGTTGCTGGATTTGTGAAATCAAATCCTGACGTCATCCAAGCGTTTATCCGCAAAGACTCACTGAAACTGTCACAACTGTTGAAAAAGAAAATAGAAACGCTGCAAAAAGAGGATGATTTTTTTTATTGCATGACCTTTGTTCTCAAAGACGGCACTGTTTTTTTTCATAGTAAGGATCCACAAAGAATCAGCAAGAATGTCGCGACGATTCCGTTTGCTCGGGAAAGCTTTAAATCGCAAAAACCCTTAGGAGGACTGGTCCTGTCTCAGGCCGGTCTGGCTTACCGGTACAGTTATCCCATTTTTGATCAGCAACGCTATGTCGGAATGATTGTCCTTGTTGTTACACCAACGCGAGCGATCACTATGCTAGCCGATGACTTTAACGCGGAATGTGGAATCTATGTCGATCGAAAATATGTTGATCGATTTGAAGATAAAAATGTCCGCTATGTAAGAGAACAGGCCCTCGTTGCCTGGCAGGGAAAATCCTTCTCCGTTTCCGAATTTGTGGACTCTCTGCCCACCGGTAAGGGCCTTGAGCAATTTACGTTCTCCGGTCAGACCTATCAGAAGTTTGTTCCGTTGCCGCTCCTAAATTACTGGGGGGAGCAAATTGGTGAAGTGGTTACCGTACTCAATATCAGCAGAAAAAGTCATGAGTTCCGTGAGTCATTAGCGCATGCTGGTGGTCTTTTCTTAGGCGCATTTATCCTGACTCTTGTGATTCTGTTCTGGGGGACGGATTTCTTTCTTAAACAGGTACGCCATCTTCAGGAAAGCCTTGAACTCAAGGTCGAGAAGCGGACCGCTGATCTGCAGACGGTCAATCACGCACTGTCGTTGGAAATCCTGGAACGTAAAAAGGCGCAGAAGGCCTTGAAGGAGTTGAGTGAAAAAGATGTGTTGACCGGTCTCTACAACCGAAGAAAATTTAACAGTTACTATGAAACGGAATGGAGCGCCGCCAAGAGGGAGAAGCGTGCGCTTTCCGTGCTGATGATCGATATTGACCTGTTTAAAATTTATAACGATCGTTATGGGCATCTTGCTGGAGATGAAGCTCTTCATCACGTAGCCGTCACCATTGAGCAGAGCGTGTCCAGACCTCGTGATTTTGTTGCCCGCTACGGGGGTGAAGAATTTGTCTGTTTGCTGCCGGAAACCTCGCAGGAAGCGGCTGTGCAGCTGGCTGAAAAGATGCGGCAACATGTTGAGGCCCTGCATTACATTCACGAATATTCCGATACTTCAAATGTGATTACAATCAGCATTGGTGCTGCAAGTGTTGTTCCTGGAGAAAATCAGGCGAAGGAAGAGTTGATTGATCGGGCGGATAAAGCGCTGTACCTGGCCAAAAAAGACGGAAGAAATTGTATTCGAGTGGTCGGCTAG
- a CDS encoding molybdopterin-dependent oxidoreductase, with protein sequence MVNLTIDGQQVQVEEGQTIIAAAEKLGIKIPTMCYLKKVSTTGACRVCLVNVEGVDGPVTSCNTVATEGIVVTTTGEELVNKRKDMIRLMLVNHPLDCPVCDAAGECDLQDICYEHGILDQPFSSEDVAAAKITDWPLIENVPSRCVLCEKCVKVGYELTGIGDFTVVERGDMAYIGRKPGNDIDPYIEGNAVEVCPVGAMISKPFKHSARSWTLDKVPSIGFAGGSLEQVDLNVKQDKLFRITSQDDATINNGLLGFDSSFGYGFVNSEKRLLKATVNGEESTMAEALKVVADKAAELGGGAVAGLSSARLTVEENYLFQKLFRTGLKSNNIDSEARFGMQRASDTLAAVLGLRGASAAAANIAGADAVLVFGSDITSEQPQINYLIQKAYRSNDAKLLVANMRQVRIAKESHCFLNYAPGSEAALAAALAKLIVDNGQADEGFLKQYVKNSADVKKNLAKVDVAKVAAACGVDAALLAETAELLGAAKNVAIVFGGDVTKSALCEETVKSLANLAMVSGALGCECGGLYPVDEKPNMQGLLDAGVAPEYLPGYVANAEAGLNAQQILEGIESGAVKMLYVAGTNPLVSYPESARWKAALEKVELLVVQDILASELTEMAGVVLPAAAYTEKSGTYIACDHTAGVLAKAVAPKGESQSDKAIFAQLIQATTGVAQTLCNEKILDEMAGSCELFSSVGLTGERYQSSCCKKAYTPAAAALTFSDYGQAVAAKGLTLISGKMHAHTGVTSTFAAGALEIAPEGYIEISSADADQLGVSEGALVTVTSAQGTAQGKARISGYVPQGVLFAPYHFAELNIQQIMVAGANYTSVELSK encoded by the coding sequence ATGGTCAACCTCACAATTGATGGTCAACAGGTTCAGGTAGAAGAAGGCCAAACCATCATTGCTGCTGCAGAGAAACTCGGTATCAAGATCCCGACGATGTGCTACCTGAAAAAGGTATCCACCACCGGGGCGTGCCGCGTCTGTCTGGTTAATGTTGAGGGTGTCGATGGTCCGGTTACCTCATGTAACACCGTGGCAACGGAAGGCATTGTCGTTACAACAACCGGCGAAGAGTTGGTGAATAAGCGCAAGGACATGATCCGACTGATGCTGGTAAATCACCCGCTAGACTGCCCGGTTTGTGATGCGGCCGGTGAATGCGATCTGCAGGATATCTGCTATGAACACGGCATTCTCGATCAACCCTTCAGCTCTGAAGACGTGGCTGCGGCAAAGATTACTGATTGGCCGCTGATTGAAAACGTTCCTTCGCGCTGTGTCCTGTGTGAAAAATGTGTCAAGGTTGGTTATGAGTTGACCGGCATCGGTGACTTCACTGTGGTTGAGCGCGGCGATATGGCCTATATCGGTCGTAAGCCCGGTAACGACATTGATCCTTATATCGAAGGTAACGCTGTCGAAGTATGCCCGGTTGGAGCGATGATTTCCAAACCGTTCAAGCACTCCGCCCGTAGCTGGACGCTGGACAAGGTTCCCTCCATCGGTTTTGCCGGTGGTAGCTTGGAACAGGTCGATCTGAATGTGAAACAGGATAAACTGTTCCGGATTACGTCGCAGGATGATGCGACCATTAATAATGGTCTGCTTGGATTCGATTCGAGCTTCGGGTATGGCTTTGTCAACTCGGAAAAACGCCTGCTCAAGGCAACGGTGAATGGTGAAGAGTCAACCATGGCAGAAGCCCTTAAAGTTGTCGCTGATAAGGCGGCTGAACTGGGTGGTGGCGCTGTTGCCGGGTTGTCTTCGGCCCGTTTGACCGTTGAAGAAAATTACCTGTTCCAGAAGCTGTTCCGGACGGGACTGAAGAGTAACAATATTGACAGTGAAGCGCGCTTCGGCATGCAGCGTGCGTCTGATACTCTGGCGGCGGTTTTGGGCCTGCGTGGCGCAAGTGCCGCTGCAGCGAATATTGCCGGAGCTGATGCGGTGCTGGTGTTTGGTTCCGACATTACATCGGAACAACCGCAAATCAATTATCTGATTCAAAAGGCCTATCGAAGCAATGATGCCAAGCTCCTCGTTGCCAATATGCGTCAGGTGCGCATTGCTAAAGAGTCACATTGCTTCCTGAACTACGCGCCTGGTAGTGAAGCGGCTTTGGCTGCGGCATTAGCCAAATTGATTGTGGACAATGGTCAAGCAGATGAGGGTTTCCTCAAGCAATATGTCAAGAACAGCGCCGATGTGAAAAAGAACCTGGCTAAAGTTGATGTGGCCAAGGTGGCTGCGGCGTGCGGTGTTGATGCCGCCCTGCTGGCCGAAACGGCGGAACTTTTGGGTGCGGCGAAAAATGTCGCCATCGTCTTCGGTGGTGATGTCACCAAGTCAGCCCTCTGTGAAGAAACGGTTAAAAGTCTTGCCAATCTGGCGATGGTCAGTGGTGCCTTGGGGTGTGAGTGCGGTGGCCTGTATCCGGTTGATGAAAAGCCGAATATGCAGGGGCTGCTCGATGCCGGTGTTGCACCTGAGTATCTGCCTGGGTATGTCGCCAATGCAGAGGCAGGTCTGAACGCTCAGCAGATTCTTGAAGGCATTGAATCCGGTGCTGTGAAGATGCTCTATGTCGCCGGGACCAACCCGCTGGTCAGTTATCCTGAAAGTGCTCGTTGGAAAGCCGCTCTTGAAAAGGTTGAACTGCTTGTCGTTCAGGATATCCTGGCCTCAGAGCTGACAGAAATGGCTGGCGTTGTGCTTCCTGCAGCGGCTTACACGGAGAAATCCGGTACCTATATAGCCTGTGACCACACCGCCGGCGTTTTGGCCAAGGCCGTTGCGCCCAAAGGTGAATCGCAAAGTGATAAAGCGATCTTTGCGCAGCTTATTCAGGCGACAACAGGCGTTGCCCAAACGTTGTGTAACGAAAAGATCCTCGATGAAATGGCTGGATCATGTGAGCTGTTCAGTTCTGTCGGTTTGACAGGTGAGCGTTACCAGAGCAGTTGTTGCAAGAAAGCCTATACTCCGGCCGCCGCCGCATTGACGTTCTCTGATTACGGCCAAGCGGTTGCAGCGAAAGGGTTGACCCTGATTTCCGGGAAAATGCATGCGCATACCGGTGTTACATCAACATTTGCTGCTGGAGCGCTGGAAATTGCTCCTGAAGGGTACATTGAAATCAGTTCTGCTGATGCCGATCAACTGGGTGTGAGTGAAGGGGCCCTTGTCACGGTGACATCGGCTCAAGGGACTGCTCAGGGCAAAGCTCGCATCAGTGGTTACGTTCCGCAAGGTGTGTTGTTTGCGCCTTACCACTTTGCCGAACTCAATATTCAGCAAATCATGGTTGCCGGAGCGAATTATACAAGCGTTGAATTGAGCAAATAG
- the rnhA gene encoding ribonuclease HI gives MSQKLHVEIYSDGACRGNPGPGGYGTLLRCGSHVKELSGYEAQTTNNRMELLGAIAGLEALKKPCIVTLTTDSQYVYKGMTQWLSGWKKKGWKNSQKKEVLNRDLWERLDRAAQDHEVTWQWVKGHAGHEENERCDELARLAIDLAE, from the coding sequence ATGTCTCAAAAACTACATGTAGAAATTTACAGTGATGGCGCCTGTCGTGGCAATCCCGGCCCGGGTGGTTATGGCACTTTGTTACGCTGTGGCAGCCACGTTAAAGAACTTAGCGGTTATGAAGCTCAAACAACCAACAACCGCATGGAACTTCTTGGTGCCATTGCCGGCCTGGAAGCCCTAAAAAAACCATGCATTGTTACCCTGACAACAGATTCACAATATGTTTATAAGGGCATGACACAGTGGTTGTCCGGCTGGAAAAAAAAGGGTTGGAAAAACTCCCAGAAGAAGGAGGTCCTTAACCGCGACCTTTGGGAACGCCTTGATCGCGCCGCGCAGGACCACGAAGTGACATGGCAATGGGTTAAAGGTCACGCTGGACACGAGGAAAACGAACGCTGCGATGAACTTGCCCGGCTGGCCATCGATCTGGCTGAATAA
- a CDS encoding CoA-binding protein translates to MDPIQKFLSATHYAVAGASTNRDKYGNKVLRCFQQNNKQVTPINPRAESIEGLACVASVADLDDDVESLSIITPPKITTEVVKLAIEKGIKNIWMQPGAESDEAVALCQENGINVIADGSCLLVVLHYHEH, encoded by the coding sequence ATGGACCCCATTCAGAAATTTCTATCGGCGACCCATTATGCTGTTGCCGGTGCATCGACAAACCGTGACAAGTACGGCAACAAAGTCTTACGCTGCTTCCAGCAAAACAACAAGCAGGTCACTCCGATTAATCCACGCGCAGAATCGATTGAGGGGCTGGCCTGTGTGGCCAGTGTCGCTGACCTGGATGATGACGTGGAAAGCCTGTCCATCATCACTCCACCAAAAATCACAACAGAGGTCGTCAAACTGGCCATTGAAAAAGGGATAAAAAACATCTGGATGCAGCCGGGAGCGGAAAGTGACGAAGCGGTGGCGCTGTGCCAGGAGAATGGCATCAATGTCATTGCCGACGGTAGCTGCCTTCTGGTTGTTTTACATTACCACGAGCATTAG